Proteins co-encoded in one Arachis hypogaea cultivar Tifrunner chromosome 13, arahy.Tifrunner.gnm2.J5K5, whole genome shotgun sequence genomic window:
- the LOC112792723 gene encoding O-fucosyltransferase 8-like, producing MYGIMGNGSLGLLRIMKATKYRCNNNNNDPPCWRRISGWNSNTTLLLHHHHHDASKYSTSSCKGLYAGKKHLWLQKNVIMTMVIMLGFLACFFLLDYVTAISSHDSASSRFLYLNEKRSADSYTCKKQSSPIEMYGRLLNMASSALAEKELKQESSNLWVEPYGIASSWEPCAHRKLHNTPGNLVENNGYILVSANGGLNQQRVAICNGVAVASLLNATLVIPKFLYSNVWNDPSQFGDIYQEEHFMNMLKDDISIVKELPSHMKSLDPEAIGSQITDADLPKEATAADYIKIVLPLLLKNGLVHFLGFGNRLGFDPLPSHIQRLRCKCNFHALKFVPKIQEVGALLVRRIRKHSGSRSMLDTELLGKFIDKKKDHDSAKGSIKYLALHLRFEVDMVAYSLCEFGGGESERRELQAYRESHFPFLVERLKNSTSPISPMVLRKMGRCPLTPEEAALVLAGLGFKRGTYVYLAGSGIYRADSRMNPFTRLYPNVITKEDFLAPNELEPFKNFSSQLAALDFIACATADVFAMTDSGSQLSSMVSGFRSYYGGDHAPTLRPNKKRLAAILWENGTIGWKSFEERVKKMIQEGQKVTMRKFGKSIYRQPRCPECMCKQP from the exons ATGTACGGTATAATGGGGAATGGAAGTTTAGGCTTATTAAGAATAATGAAAGCTACCAAGTATagatgcaataataataataatgatcctCCATGTTGGAGAAGGATCAGTGGTTGGAATTCCAACACTACCTTGttgcttcatcatcatcatcatgatgcTTCAAAATACAGCACTAGTTCTTGTAAGGGACTCTATGCAGGGAAGAAGCACTTGTGGCTCCAAAAGAACGTAATAATGACCATGGTTATCATGTTAGGATTTCTGGCTTGTTTTTTCCTTCTTGATTACGTTACTGCGATTTCTTCCCATGATTCTGCTTCAAGTCGGTTTCTTTATTTGAATGAGAAGAGAAGTGCAGATTCCTACACGTGCAAGAAACAATCATCACCAATAGAAATGTATGGTAGGCTTTTAAACATGGCTTCCAGCGCACTTGCTGAG AAGGAGTTGAAGCAAGAGTCATCCAATTTGTGGGTGGAACCGTATGGAATAGCATCTTCATGGGAACCTTGTGCACACAGAAAGCTTCACAACACTCCAG GGAACCTTGTGGAAAATAATGGCTATATCTTAGTCAGTGCAAATGGAGGTCTCAATCAACAACGAGTTGCA atttgcaatggtgttgctGTGGCATCCCTCCTCAATGCAACTCTTGTTATTCCTAAGTTTCTTTACAGCAATGTTTGGAACGACCCCAG CCAGTTTGGTGACATATACCAAGAGGAGCATTTCATGAATATGTTGAAGGATGATATCAGTATTGTGAAGGAGCTCCCATCTCATATGAAATCTTTGGACCCTGAAGCAATTGGCAGCCAG ATTACAGATGCTGATCTTCCAAAGGAGGCTACAGCTGCTGACTATATTAAAATTGTGCTTCCTCTTCTTTTAAAAAATGGACTTGTTCACTTCCTTGGATTTGGAAATCGACTTGGCTTTGATCCCTTGCCTTCTCATATTCAG AGGTTAAGATGCAAATGCAATTTCCATGCTTTGAAGTTTGTTCCCAAAATTCAAGAAGTTGGTGCGCTATTGGTAAGAAGGATTAGAAAGCATAGTGGTTCGCGAAGCATGTTAGACACTGAGTTGCTAGGAAAGTTCATTGACAAGAAAAAAGATCATGATTCTGCCAAAGGGTCAATCAAGTATCTTGCACTGCACTTAAGATTTGAAGTTGATATGGTTGCCTATTCCCTTTGTGAGTTTGGAGGTGGTGAGAGTGAGAGAAGGGAACTTCAAGCCTATAGAGAAAGccattttccttttcttgttgaGCGCTTGAAGAATTCAACAAG CCCTATATCTCCAATGGTTTTGAGGAAAATGGGAAGATGTCCATTGACACCAGAAGAAGCAGCACTTGTGCTAGCAGGTCTTGGTTTTAAGCGTGGAACCTACGTTTACTTGGCTGGCTCTGGTATTTATAGAGCAGATTCAAGAATGAATCCCTTCACCAGGCTCTATCCCAATGTTATTACAAAGGAAGATTTCCTTGCTCCCAATGAACTTGAACCTTTTAAGAATTTTTCTTCTCAG CTTGCTGCTTTGGACTTTATTGCATGTGCAACTGCTGATGTATTTGCCATGACAGACTCTGGTAGCCAACTCTCATCAATGGTGTCTGGATTCAGAAGCTACTATGGTGGGGATCATGCTCCCACCTTGAGGCCTAACAAGAAAAGGCTGGCAGCAATCTTGTGGGAGAATGGTACCATAGGATGGAAAAGTTTTGAAGAAAGAGTAAAGAAGATGATCCAAGAAGGTCAGAAAGTTACAATGAGAAAATTTGGTAAAAGCATTTACAGACAGCCAAGGTGTCCAGAGTGCATGTGTAAACAACCTTAA
- the LOC112792724 gene encoding shaggy-related protein kinase eta, protein MAHLKELPASVVNGNDSLPGNIISTTIGGKDGEPKQTISYMAERVVGTGSFGIVFQAKCLENGEAVAIKKVLQDKRYKCRELELMRIMDHPNIICLKHHFFSTTSTGELFLNLVMEYVPESMYRVLKFYSTANQRMPLIYVKLYMYQIFRGLAYIHTVPGVCHRDLKPQNILVDPITHQVKICDFGSAKVLVKGETNISYICSRFYRAPELIFSATEYTTSIDIWSAGCVLAELLLGQPLFPGENAVDQVAEIFKVLGTPTREEVRCMNPNYNNFRFPQIKAHPWHKIFHKKMPPEAIDLTSRLLQYSPSLRCTALEACAHPFFDELREPNARLPNGRPFPPLFNFKQELSTAPPELVNKLIPGHMKRQLGLQLPHSTGT, encoded by the exons atGGCTCACCTTAAG GAACTGCCTGCTTCTGTTGTTAATGGGAATGATTCCCTCCCTGGTAATATAATATCCACTACAATTGGTGGAAAAGATGGGGAGCCCAAACAG ACTATAAGTTACATGGCAGAACGTGTCGTGGGTACTGGGTCATTTGGAATCGTTTTCCAG GCAAAATGCTTAGAAAATGGGGAGGCAGTAGCCATCAAGAAAGTTTTACAGGACAAAAGATATAAGTGTCGTGAACTAGAGTTAATGCGCATAATGGATCATCCAAATATCATCTGTCTGAAGCATCATTTCTTTTCCACTACAAGTACTGGTGAGCTGTTCCTTAATTTGGTGATGGAATATGTTCCCGAGTCTATGTATCGAGTCTTGAAGTTCTATAGCACTGCTAACCAAAGAATGCCTCTTATCTATGTTAAACTTTATATGTACCAG ATTTTCAGGGGGCTGGCTTATATCCACACTGTCCCTGGAGTATGCCACAGAGATTTGAAGCCACAAAATATACTG GTTGACCCTATTACACACCAGGTTAAGATATGTGATTTTGGAAGTGCAAAAGTGCTG GTCAAAGGAGAAACTAATATATCATATATATGTTCCCGGTTCTATCGCGCACCAGAACTCATATTTAGTGCTACTGAATATACTACTTCAATTGATATTTGGTCAGCTGGTTGTGTCCTTGCGGAACTGCTTTTGGGCCAG CCATTGTTTCCGGGTGAAAATGCAGTGGACCAGGTTGCAGAGATTTTCAAG GTCCTTGGCACACCCACTCGAGAGGAAGTCCGCTGCATGAATCCAAACTACAACAACTTTAGGTTTCCACAGATAAAAGCACACCCATGGCACAAG ATATTCCACAAAAAGATGCCTCCTGAAGCAATTGATCTCACTTCCCGGCTTCTGCAGTATTCTCCTAGTCTCCGATGTACTGCA CTAGAAGCTTGTGCACACCCATTCTTTGATGAACTTCGTGAACCCAATGCTCGCTTGCCAAATGGTCGTCCATTTCCACCACTATTCAACTTTAAACAAGAG TTATCCACAGCACCTCCAGAGCTTGTTAACAAGTTGATCCCTGGCCACATGAAGCGGCAACTAGGGCTGCAACTTCCCCATTCTACAGGAACATGA
- the LOC112792726 gene encoding uncharacterized protein has product MDQARSEDSAEVLDNVVGEGVATDAGDGSELVERDDVVGENGTSDLGLNTELEEEEETRVVKDQETAELQKISDTLCGVEQGTSYSSRNLVSREDVLETCVVIDPPAQIEHVQGKSKAKANESGLSKLAMKAPKAVSETDKNSCAIDINKEFSENLEGEMICRICHLASGQPIEAMMVGTANNETSTDLIQLGCACKDELGIAHSHCAEAWFKLKGNRLCEICGETAKNVSESQVINHSFMEEWNESRFIDGGNSTSTGFFGRCWRGQPFCNFLMACLVIAFVLPWFFRVNMF; this is encoded by the exons ATGGATCAGGCAAGAAGTGAAGACAGTGCTGAGGTGTTGGATAATGTAGTTGGAGAAGGAGTTGCAACTGATGCAGGAGATGGTAGTGAATTGGTTGAGAGAGATGATGTAGTTGGAGAAAATGGAACTTCAGATCTGGGTTTGAATACGGAgctagaggaggaggaggagactcGAGTGGTTAAGGATCAGGAAACAGCTGAGTTGCAAAAAATCAGTGATACATTGTGTGGGGTTGAGCAAGGAACTAGTTATAGCTCAAGAAATTTGGTCAGTAGGGAGGATGTACTTGAGACCTGTGTTGTAATAGATCCTCCTGCTCAGATCGAGCATGTCCAGGGAAAATCGAAAGCAAAAGCCAATGAATCAGGGTTGAGCAAGCTAGCCATGAAAGCACCAAAGGCAGTGTCTGAGACAGATAAAAATTCATGTGCAATTGATATAAACAAAGAGTTTAGTGAGAACTTGGAAGGTGAAATGATTTGTAGAATTTGTCATCTGGCATCAGGGCAACCAATAGAAGCAATGATGGTTGGGACTGCTAACAATGAAACTAGTACAGATTTGATTCAACTTGGTTGTGCATGTAAGGATGAGCTAGGCATTGCACACAGTCATTGTGCTGAGGCATGGTTCAAGCTTAAAGGAAACAG GTTGTGTGAAATATGTGGTGAGACTGCAAAAAATGTTTCAGAATCACAGGTTATCAATCATTCATTTATGGAAGAGTGGAACGAAAGTAGGTTCATCGACGGTGGTAATAGTACCTCAACCGGCTTCTTTGGAAGATGTTGGCGTGGACAGCCATTCTGTAACTTTTTGATGGCATGCTTGGTAATAGCTTTCGTTCTACCATGGTTCTTCCGTGTAAATATGTTCTAG